The Coffea arabica cultivar ET-39 chromosome 1e, Coffea Arabica ET-39 HiFi, whole genome shotgun sequence genome has a window encoding:
- the LOC113711435 gene encoding uncharacterized protein, with protein sequence MTEAHCSLVRSILGFREQKLPFTYLGVLLFRGRATCALFDGLLSKMRHSLFHWSSKMLSMGGKIFLKHHVPCSLPIYWLQVLSPPGAVVASLGKICNAFLCDNSIETRRIHWTAWEKVCYPVGEAGLGFCSFEVVVDVFSCKLWWYLRENKTIWATYMHSKYIKSNHPSLVAVDCPSAIWHRLAKIRDLAEGNIRWSLGEGLVDFWHDRWCTDVPLAALVPGSARPHMLVEEFYRTSDWDKHRLRQLLPGHIVAQILKLRIFPGLKDMMVWGVSSMGKFSVASSWAHVRCKRALFSVYTLIWSSVVPLKVSFFTWRLLHRWVPLDRHL encoded by the coding sequence ATGACGGAAGCTCACTGCAGTCTGGTTCGGTCAATTCTTGGGTTCAGGGAACAAAAATTACCCTTTACTTATTTGGGAGTACTTTTGTTCAGAGGCAGGGCAACTTGTGCTTTGTTTGATGGACTATTGTCTAAGATGCGGCACAGTTTATTTCATTGGAGCTCGAAGATGCTGTCAATGGGCGGTAAAATATTCCTTAAACATCATGTCCCGTGCTCTCTCCCCATCTATTGGTTACAGGTCCTTTCCCCGCCAGGAGCTGTGGTTGCATCGTTGGGTAAAATCTGCAACGCCTTTCTCTGCGATAACTCCATTGAGACGAGACGGATTCACTGGACTGCTTGGGAGAAGGTATGTTACCCGGTGGGGGAGGCAGGATTGGGATTCTGCTCATTTGAAGTTGTGGTCGACGTTTTTTCGTGTAAATTATGGTGGTACCTGAGGGAGAACAAGACAATTTGGGCGACATATATGCATAGTAAATATATCAAAAGCAACCATCCTTCTCTGGTGGCTGTAGACTGTCCATCTGCCATATGGCACCGCTTAGCGAAAATCCGGGATCTGGCTGAGGGGAATATTAGGTGGTCCCTAGGCGAGGGACTCGTCGATTTTTGGCATGATAGGTGGTGCACGGATGTCCCTCTGGCTGCTTTGGTTCCAGGCTCGGCCCGTCCCCATATGCTCGTAGAAGAGTTCTATAGAACTAGTGATTGGGACAAGCACCGTCTTCGGCAGCTCCTTCCTGGCCACATTGTGGCACAAATTCTAAAGCTCAGGATTTTCCCTGGTCTCAAAGATATGATGGTGTGGGGTGTTTCTTCGATGGGCAAGTTTTCGGTAGCGTCATCATGGGCCCATGTGCGTTGTAAAAGGGCACTATTCTCTGTCTACACATTGATCTGGAGCTCAGTGGTTCCACTCAAGGTTTCCTTTTTCACATGGCGTTTGTTACACAGATGGGTGCCTCTGGATCGTCACCTCTAG